Within the Agromyces ramosus genome, the region CTCTTGGTTGAGGCGCGAGCCGCCGCACTCGGGGCAGGCCGTGAAGGTCACGGCCCGGTCGACGAACGCGCGGATGTGCGGCTGCATCGCGTCGCGGTCTTTGGAGAGCAGGCTCTTCTGCACCTTCGACACGAGCCCCTCGTAGCTCATGTTGATGCCCTGCACCTTGACCTTGACGCCCTCTTTGTAGAGGAAGTCGTGCAGTTCTTGCTCGGTGTAGTCGCGGATCTTCTTGTCGGGGTCGAGGAACCCGGACTCGCTGTAGATGCGCACCATCCAGCCGTCGGCCGTGTAGCCGGGAATCGTGATGGCACCCTCGGCGAGCGACTTGTCGCGGTCGAAGAGCTCGTCGAGGTCGATGTCGTTGACCTCGCCCATGCCCTCGCAACGCGGGCACATGCCCGCGGGCAGGTTGAAGCTGAAGTGGAAGCTCGGACCGATGTAGGGCTGGCCGAGGCGCGAGAAGATGATGCGCAGCATCGCGGCAGCGTCGGTCGCCGTGCCGACGGTCGAGCGGGAGTTCGCGCCCATGCGCTCTTGGTCGACGATGATCGCGGCCGAGATGTTGCGCAGGCTGTCGACCTCGGGCCGTGACGGCGAGGCCATGAACGTCTGCAGGAACGCCGAGTACGTCTCGTTGATGAGCCGCTGCGACTCGGCCGCGATCGTGCCGAAGACGAGCGACGACTTGCCCGAGCCGGACACGCCCGTGAACACGGTGAGCCGGCGCTTCGGGATGTCGAGCGAGACGTCTTTCAGGTTGTTCTCACGGGCGCCGCGCACCTCGATGAGGTCGTGGGTGTCGGCGATGTGCTCGGTCGCGGTCATTCGGCTGCTCCCCTTCTTCGCGAGCCGGCGTTGCCCGCAACTCATGATTCTTGCACCCACGGGCGACATCGAGGAGAGAGCGGATGCCCCGTGCTCGGCGTTCCCCCGCGGGATTCTCGGGCCGCATCCCGGCGTGCGCGCGTACGCTGTGCGCATGCACGAGACGCGCCGGCGCACGCGGCGGTGGCTGCTGCCCTCGGCGGCCGGCGTGGCATCCGTCGCCTTCGGTGCCGGGGTCGGCCAACTCGCGGCCGCCGTGCTCGCGCCCGCGGCGAGTCCGTTCGTCGTCGTCGGGGCCTCGCTCATCGACCTGGCACCGCCGTGGGCCAAGGACGCCGCGATCGCCCTGTTCGGGACCGCCGACAAGGCCGCCCTCCTCATCGGCATCGGGCTCGTGCTGCTCGCCCTGGCCGGCGCGGCCGGGGTGCTCGAGGTGCGCCGTCCGCCCCTCGGACGCGTGCTCATCGGACTCTTCGGCGTCGTCGGGGCGGTCGCGGCGTCGACTCGTGCGAATGCGTCGATGCTGTCGCCGGCGCCCTCGGCGATCGCGGCGATCGCGGGCGTGCTGGCCTTGATGTTCCTCGTGCGGCGGCTGCCGGCGGCGGACGCCCCGGCCGACGAGACCCCTCCGGTGACCGATGCTGCGAGCGACCGTCCTCCAGGAGGCGTCGACCGGCGGCGCTTCCTCGCCTGGGCGGGCGGCGCGACGGCACTCGGCGTGCTCGCCGCGCTCGGCGGCTCTGCCCTGCAGGCCGGAGCCCGAGCCGTCACGGCAGTGCGCGAGGCGATCACCCTGCCGAAGCCGACCACGACGGCTGCGGTGCCCGCGGGCGCCGAGCTCGGCATCGACGGGCTCGCCCCGGTCGTCACGCCGAACGGCGAGTTCTACCGCATCGACACCGCCCTCGCGGTGCCCGCCGTCGACCCGGGGACATGGAGCCTGCGCATCCACGGCATGGTCGACCGCGAGGTGACGCTCACATGGGACGAGCTGCTCGCCCTCCCCCTCGCCGAGAGCATCACCACGCTCGCATGCGTGTCGAACGAGGTCGGCGGCGGACTCATCGGCAACGCGGTGTGGCTCGGGTACCCGATCCGCGAGTTGCTCGCACGCGCGGGGCCGGCCGCCGACGCCGACATGGTGCTCTCCCGCAGCGCCGACGGCTTCACGGCGGGCACTCCGATCGACGCGCTCACCGACGATCGCGACTCGATCCTCGCGGTGGGCATGAACGGCGAGCCGCTGCCCGTCGAGCACGGGTTCCCCGTGCGCATGGTCGTGCCCGGCCTCTACGGGTACGTGTCGGCGACGAAGTGGGTGGTCGACCTCGAGGTGACCCGGTTCGACGAGGCATCCGCCTACTGGACCGACCGCGGCTGGAGCGAACGGGGCCCCGTGAAGCTCTCGTCTCGCATCGACGTGCCGCGCTCGGGCCAATCGCTCGCGGCCGGCCCGATCGTGGTCGCCGGCGTCGCGTGGCACCAGCACGTGGGCGTCAAGGGCGTCGAGGTGCAGGTCGACGACGGGCAGTGGCAGGACGCGACGCTCGCGACCGCCATCTCCGACGACACGTGGGTGCAGTGGCGCTTCGAGTGGGACGCGACATCCGGCGATCACACCCTGCGCGTGCGCGCGACCGGGGCCGACGGCGACGTGCAGACGTCGAAGCGCCAGGGCGTCGTGCCCGACGGCGCGACGGGCCTGCACGAGCGCACCGTCTCGGTCGATTGAGCGGATGCCGCGGCGCGACCCGTGCTCGTCGGCGCCACGCTCTCACATGACGCCGACGAGCGCCGTCGCTCAGTGCTTGGGCGGCTTGGGCCCGTTGGTCGCCGTGAGCGCCGTTCGCAGCTCGCGCTCCGCGCCGGCGGTGTCCGTCACGAGCACGACGAGTTCGTAGTCGCCGGCCCTCGTCTTCGCCGGCAGCGTCGCCGTGATGGTCGCCGTGCCGTCCGCCTCGGCTGACGTCGCGCCCAGATGGATCAACGTCGAGCCCGAGGCGAGTTCGGCGCGAACCTCGGCGCCCGGCTGCGCGCCGGTGACCTGGAGTTCGAATGCACGCCCCTTGCGCACGAACGACGGCGCGTCGCCATCGATCGTGACGCCGAGCTCGGTGATCGCGACCTCGGTCGTGACGACGTCGCTCACGTGCCCGAGCCGGTCGACGCCGCGTGCCTGGATGACGTGCTCTCCGGGCTCGGCGATGACGAGCGATTCGCCGTTCCAGGCCGCCCACACGCCGTCGTCGACGCGGTACTCGACACGTTCGACGCCGATTCCGGCATCGGATGTCTCGAACCGCACCTCGACGGGCTCAGCGGGTGTGCCGCCGGCGAGGGCGACGATCTCGACCTCGGGTGCGAGCGTGTCGACCCGCAGGATCCCGTATCCCTTGACGGAAACGTCGCCCACCTTCGCCCGGTAGTCGATGCGCACCTCCCCCTGTTCCTCGATCGACACGGCGCCGCCGTCGGGGAGCTCGGTCCACGGGCCGTCGTTCAACCGGTACTCGCCGCCATCGGCCGTTCCCGCCGTGCCATGCGCGGTGATCGTGACGGCCGGCGCGGTCACGTACCAGCCATCGGCACCGTCGGGCGCGGCCGGCTCCGCGCGCGCGGTCAGTGCCGCGCGTGGCTCCGCGATGGATGGAATCGTCAGCTCGAACAGGCTGAGGTACGGGCTGAGATTCTTCGCGGTGACCGTGACCCGCACGTGGCGTGCCGTGACGGGTTCGAACGTGACCGAATCGGTGCGAGCCCCGGCTGGAAGGTTCTGGCGGGTCGCAACGGTCTGCCAGCTCGTGCCATCGAGCGAGGTCTCGACGGTGAACGACTTCGCCGAGGCGGCCTCCCACGCGAGTTCGATCGTGTCGAAGGGCTCGGCCGCGCCGAGGTCGACCGCGATCCAGGGCGCGGCGCTGTAGTCGGCCGACCATCGGGTCGCGTCGTTGCCGTCGATCGCGAGACTCGGCGGGAACGACGGCGCCTCGGTGCCCGAGGCGGTCGCGGTGGCCGAGGCCGTCAACGGCAGCGGGGAGAACACGGCCGCCCGCCATGCGGAGAGGTCCGCGCCATCCGCGCTCCGGATGTCGGTGACGGCGACGAGACGCGCGGTCGCCGCGCCGAGTTGCACGCTCGTCGTGTCGCCGTCGACGTCGTCGGCGATGCGCTGCCAGAAGGT harbors:
- a CDS encoding molybdopterin-dependent oxidoreductase, translating into MHETRRRTRRWLLPSAAGVASVAFGAGVGQLAAAVLAPAASPFVVVGASLIDLAPPWAKDAAIALFGTADKAALLIGIGLVLLALAGAAGVLEVRRPPLGRVLIGLFGVVGAVAASTRANASMLSPAPSAIAAIAGVLALMFLVRRLPAADAPADETPPVTDAASDRPPGGVDRRRFLAWAGGATALGVLAALGGSALQAGARAVTAVREAITLPKPTTTAAVPAGAELGIDGLAPVVTPNGEFYRIDTALAVPAVDPGTWSLRIHGMVDREVTLTWDELLALPLAESITTLACVSNEVGGGLIGNAVWLGYPIRELLARAGPAADADMVLSRSADGFTAGTPIDALTDDRDSILAVGMNGEPLPVEHGFPVRMVVPGLYGYVSATKWVVDLEVTRFDEASAYWTDRGWSERGPVKLSSRIDVPRSGQSLAAGPIVVAGVAWHQHVGVKGVEVQVDDGQWQDATLATAISDDTWVQWRFEWDATSGDHTLRVRATGADGDVQTSKRQGVVPDGATGLHERTVSVD